Proteins encoded in a region of the Zerene cesonia ecotype Mississippi unplaced genomic scaffold, Zerene_cesonia_1.1 Zces_u004, whole genome shotgun sequence genome:
- the LOC119838617 gene encoding perilipin-4-like isoform X8 has protein sequence MFSGIAGAFRSIGEKASSLFDRKKKDAEQLAQEKVAEAAHVVEDQVKKAGELVAGAEKSANEAAGTAADAKHSAIDALDKELSKVSLAAGEAKDAAAKAVADGKKVVDTTKDTIATTVDNTKKAAESAINTAKDTISSTVDSTKSTAQSAMETGKSYATGAKDTLSDTVDAAQKSAQAAVETGKSYVESAKDSAENSLQSALDNSKGYAYSAYEFGRSYVDSAKDSVASTVDSTKKAALSTVETGKSYVESAKDTVQSTLKSTVDTTKNAAESVVETGKGYIDSAKETVASKVDSTKKAATSAVDTSGSYVSSAKDTVANTVNSTVEATKNVANAAVEKGTSIVGTAKDTVTNTVHSTVETTKNVANAAVDKGSSIVGTAKESVASTIDATKNVASSATDKGLNMMSSANDTVANTVYSTVGTTKTVAASAYDKGASLVDNAKETVASSVDSTKKVASSAVDTGVSYVGAAKDTVTNTVQSTVEATKSVANAAVDKGSSIVGTAKETVAKTLDATKNVASSATDKGLNLMSSAKDTVANTVYSAVDTTKTVVSSAYDKGASLVDTTKDKVANTVDSTKSVTESAFGKGVSLIDSAKDTVSGTVQSTVDTTKNVAGTVYDKSASLVYGAKDMVSSLVSGDNESSGKGLIDSGKDTINATVDHTKKAAEDAKEKARLAAEAAKEEARKAAEAAAEEAKRAANVAMEESKKAAEKAAADASNAVHSTVDNTLKRVENAADQGLKNAGEVVDAKIKDADKYLNEKRDALVSNLSTKAHDGAEGAAGLLSKGLTAFK, from the exons GAGCGTTCCGGAGCATCGGCGAGAAGGCATCATCTCTCTTCGACAGGAAGAAGAAGGATGCTGAGCAGCTGGCCCAGGAGAAGGTTGCGGAGGCCGCCCATGTGGTGGAAGACCAGGTCAAGAAAGCGGGTGAACTCGTCGCGGGTGCTGAAAAGTCCGCTAACGAAGCGGCTGGAACTG CCGCAGACGCTAAGCATTCGGCCATCGATGCTCTAGACAAGGAACTGTCGAAAGTATCCCTTGCTGCTGGTGAAGCGAAAGACGCAGCTGCCAAAGCCGTCGCTGATGGGAAGAAAGTCGTCGACACTACTAAAG ATACAATTGCAACGACAGTAGATAATACGAAGAAAGCAGCTGAGTCAGCGATCAACACAGCGAAAG ATACAATCAGTAGCACAGTAGACAGTACCAAGAGTACAGCGCAAAGTGCAATGGAGACGGGGAAAAGCTATGCTACTGGGGCTAAAG atacaCTGTCAGATACCGTGGACGCTGCGCAAAAATCTGCTCAGGCAGCTGTCGAGACTGGCAAAAGTTACGTAGAAAGTGCcaaag ATTCAGCCGAAAATTCCTTACAAAGTGCGCTGGATAATTCCAAAGGCTATGCATACTCCGCATATGAATTCGGCAGATCGTATGTAGACTCTGCTAAAG ATTCCGTTGCAAGCACTGTAGACAGTACAAAGAAAGCGGCTTTATCCACAGTTGAAACGGGAAAGTCCTACGTTGAGTCTGCTAAAG ATACTGTACAAAGCACGCTTAAAAGCACTGTagatacaacaaaaaatgctGCGGAATCAGTTGTTGAAACAGGCAAGGGCTATATTGACTCAGCAAAAG AAACCGTTGCCAGTAAAGTAGATTCCACAAAGAAGGCAGCTACGTCTGCCGTTGATACTAGCGGGTCTTATGTCAGTTCAGCCAAAG ATACTGTAGCTAACACCGTTAATAGCACTGTGGAAGCCACTAAAAACGTAGCTAACGCGGCTGTAGAGAAAGGCACATCCATTGTAGGCACTGCTAAAG ataCCGTCACGAATACCGTTCATAGCACTGTTGAAACGACCAAAAATGTAGCTAACGCGGCCGTAGACAAAGGCTCATCCATTGTAGGCACTGCTAAag AATCCGTAGCAAGCACAATAGATGCGACAAAAAATGTTGCCTCATCCGCAACAGACAAAGGGCTTAATATGATGAGTTCTGCAAATG atacagTAGCAAATACTGTTTATTCAACAGTAGGTACCACAAAAACCGTTGCAGCATCGGCTTATGATAAAGGCGCATCACTTGTAGATAATGCTAAAG AAACGGTTGCCAGTTCCGTTGATTCTACTAAGAAAGTAGCGTCATCTGCTGTTGATACTGGCGTATCTTATGTTGGTGCAGCTAAag ATACTGTCACTAATACCGTTCAAAGCACTGTAGAAGCGACCAAAAGTGTTGCTAACGCGGCCGTAGATAAAGGCTCATCCATTGTAGGAACTGCTAAAG AAACTGTTGCGAAAACACTAGATGCAACAAAGAATGTAGCTTCATCAGCAACAGACAAAGGGCTTAATTTGATGAGTTCAGCGAAAG ATACAGTAGCTAATACCGTTTATTCAGCAGTAGATACAACAAAAACGGTTGTCTCGTCAGCTTATGATAAAGGTGCATCACTAGTAGATACGACGAAAG ataaagtAGCAAACACAGTAGACAGCACTAAATCAGTTACTGAATCTGCTTTTGGTAAAGGAGTATCGTTAATAGATAGCGCTAAAG atacaGTATCAGGCACAGTTCAGAGCACAGTagatacaacaaaaaatgtagCAGGCACTGTTTATGATAAAAGTGCCTCTTTAGTTTATGGAGCTAAAG ATATGGTATCAAGTTTGGTGTCGGGTGATAATGAATCTTCGGGAAAAGGTTTAATTGACAGCGGTAAAG ACACCATCAACGCGACAGTGGACCACACAAAGAAAGCAGCTGAAGACGCCAAGGAGAAAGCGAGATTGGCCGCAGAAGCCGCGAAGGAGGAAGCCAGGAAGGCGGCTGAAGCTGCTGCTGAAGAGGCCAAAAGAGCTGCCA ATGTTGCCATGGAGGAGTCCAAGAAAGCGGCTGAGAAGGCCGCAGCCGATGCGTCTAACGCGGTCCACAGCACCGTGGACAACACGCTCAAGCGAGTGGAAAACGCCGCAGACCAGGGCCTGAAGAACGCTGGAGAAGTTGTCGACGCCAAGATCAAGGACGCTGATAAATACCTCAATGAGAAGAGAGACGCG ctAGTCTCAAACTTGTCAACAAAGGCCCACGATGGTGCCGAGGGTGCTGCCGGCCTTCTGAGCAAGGGCCTCactgctttcaaataa
- the LOC119838617 gene encoding perilipin-4-like isoform X20, which produces MFSGIAGAFRSIGEKASSLFDRKKKDAEQLAQEKVAEAAHVVEDQVKKAGELVAGAEKSANEAAGTAADAKHSAIDALDKELSKVSLAAGEAKDAAAKAVADGKKVVDTTKDTIATTVDNTKKAAESAINTAKDSVASTVDSTKKAALSTVETGKSYVESAKDTVQSTLKSTVDTTKNAAESVVETGKGYIDSAKETVASKVDSTKKAATSAVDTSGSYVSSAKDTVANTVNSTVEATKNVANAAVEKGTSIVGTAKDTVTNTVHSTVETTKNVANAAVDKGSSIVGTAKESVASTIDATKNVASSATDKGLNMMSSANDTVANTVYSTVGTTKTVAASAYDKGASLVDNAKETVASSVDSTKKVASSAVDTGVSYVGAAKDTVANTVQSTVEATKNVANAAVDKGTSIVGTAKDTVTNTVQSTVEATKSVANAAVDKGSSIVGTAKETVAKTLDATKNVASSATDKGLNLMSSAKDTVANTVYSAVDTTKTVVSSAYDKGASLVDTTKDKVANTVDSTKSVTESAFGKGVSLIDSAKDTVSGTVQSTVDTTKNVAGTVYDKSASLVYGAKDMVSSLVSGDNESSGKGLIDSGKDTINATVDHTKKAAEDAKEKARLAAEAAKEEARKAAEAAAEEAKRAANVAMEESKKAAEKAAADASNAVHSTVDNTLKRVENAADQGLKNAGEVVDAKIKDADKYLNEKRDALVSNLSTKAHDGAEGAAGLLSKGLTAFK; this is translated from the exons GAGCGTTCCGGAGCATCGGCGAGAAGGCATCATCTCTCTTCGACAGGAAGAAGAAGGATGCTGAGCAGCTGGCCCAGGAGAAGGTTGCGGAGGCCGCCCATGTGGTGGAAGACCAGGTCAAGAAAGCGGGTGAACTCGTCGCGGGTGCTGAAAAGTCCGCTAACGAAGCGGCTGGAACTG CCGCAGACGCTAAGCATTCGGCCATCGATGCTCTAGACAAGGAACTGTCGAAAGTATCCCTTGCTGCTGGTGAAGCGAAAGACGCAGCTGCCAAAGCCGTCGCTGATGGGAAGAAAGTCGTCGACACTACTAAAG ATACAATTGCAACGACAGTAGATAATACGAAGAAAGCAGCTGAGTCAGCGATCAACACAGCGAAAG ATTCCGTTGCAAGCACTGTAGACAGTACAAAGAAAGCGGCTTTATCCACAGTTGAAACGGGAAAGTCCTACGTTGAGTCTGCTAAAG ATACTGTACAAAGCACGCTTAAAAGCACTGTagatacaacaaaaaatgctGCGGAATCAGTTGTTGAAACAGGCAAGGGCTATATTGACTCAGCAAAAG AAACCGTTGCCAGTAAAGTAGATTCCACAAAGAAGGCAGCTACGTCTGCCGTTGATACTAGCGGGTCTTATGTCAGTTCAGCCAAAG ATACTGTAGCTAACACCGTTAATAGCACTGTGGAAGCCACTAAAAACGTAGCTAACGCGGCTGTAGAGAAAGGCACATCCATTGTAGGCACTGCTAAAG ataCCGTCACGAATACCGTTCATAGCACTGTTGAAACGACCAAAAATGTAGCTAACGCGGCCGTAGACAAAGGCTCATCCATTGTAGGCACTGCTAAag AATCCGTAGCAAGCACAATAGATGCGACAAAAAATGTTGCCTCATCCGCAACAGACAAAGGGCTTAATATGATGAGTTCTGCAAATG atacagTAGCAAATACTGTTTATTCAACAGTAGGTACCACAAAAACCGTTGCAGCATCGGCTTATGATAAAGGCGCATCACTTGTAGATAATGCTAAAG AAACGGTTGCCAGTTCCGTTGATTCTACTAAGAAAGTAGCGTCATCTGCTGTTGATACTGGCGTATCTTATGTTGGTGCAGCTAAag ataCTGTGGCTAATACCGTTCAAAGCACTGTAGAAGCGACCAAAAATGTAGCTAACGCAGCTGTAGACAAAGGCACATCCATTGTAGGCACTGCTAAAG ATACTGTCACTAATACCGTTCAAAGCACTGTAGAAGCGACCAAAAGTGTTGCTAACGCGGCCGTAGATAAAGGCTCATCCATTGTAGGAACTGCTAAAG AAACTGTTGCGAAAACACTAGATGCAACAAAGAATGTAGCTTCATCAGCAACAGACAAAGGGCTTAATTTGATGAGTTCAGCGAAAG ATACAGTAGCTAATACCGTTTATTCAGCAGTAGATACAACAAAAACGGTTGTCTCGTCAGCTTATGATAAAGGTGCATCACTAGTAGATACGACGAAAG ataaagtAGCAAACACAGTAGACAGCACTAAATCAGTTACTGAATCTGCTTTTGGTAAAGGAGTATCGTTAATAGATAGCGCTAAAG atacaGTATCAGGCACAGTTCAGAGCACAGTagatacaacaaaaaatgtagCAGGCACTGTTTATGATAAAAGTGCCTCTTTAGTTTATGGAGCTAAAG ATATGGTATCAAGTTTGGTGTCGGGTGATAATGAATCTTCGGGAAAAGGTTTAATTGACAGCGGTAAAG ACACCATCAACGCGACAGTGGACCACACAAAGAAAGCAGCTGAAGACGCCAAGGAGAAAGCGAGATTGGCCGCAGAAGCCGCGAAGGAGGAAGCCAGGAAGGCGGCTGAAGCTGCTGCTGAAGAGGCCAAAAGAGCTGCCA ATGTTGCCATGGAGGAGTCCAAGAAAGCGGCTGAGAAGGCCGCAGCCGATGCGTCTAACGCGGTCCACAGCACCGTGGACAACACGCTCAAGCGAGTGGAAAACGCCGCAGACCAGGGCCTGAAGAACGCTGGAGAAGTTGTCGACGCCAAGATCAAGGACGCTGATAAATACCTCAATGAGAAGAGAGACGCG ctAGTCTCAAACTTGTCAACAAAGGCCCACGATGGTGCCGAGGGTGCTGCCGGCCTTCTGAGCAAGGGCCTCactgctttcaaataa
- the LOC119838617 gene encoding perilipin-4-like isoform X24 translates to MFSGIAGAFRSIGEKASSLFDRKKKDAEQLAQEKVAEAAHVVEDQVKKAGELVAGAEKSANEAAGTAADAKHSAIDALDKELSKVSLAAGEAKDAAAKAVADGKKVVDTTKDTIATTVDNTKKAAESAINTAKDTISSTVDSTKSTAQSAMETGKSYATGAKDTLSDTVDAAQKSAQAAVETGKSYVESAKDSAENSLQSALDNSKGYAYSAYEFGRSYVDSAKDSVASTVDSTKKAALSTVETGKSYVESAKDTVQSTLKSTVDTTKNAAESVVETGKGYIDSAKETVASKVDSTKKAATSAVDTSGSYVSSAKDTVANTVNSTVEATKNVANAAVEKGTSIVGTAKDTVTNTVQSTVEATKSVANAAVDKGSSIVGTAKETVAKTLDATKNVASSATDKGLNLMSSAKDTVANTVYSAVDTTKTVVSSAYDKGASLVDTTKDKVANTVDSTKSVTESAFGKGVSLIDSAKDTVSGTVQSTVDTTKNVAGTVYDKSASLVYGAKDMVSSLVSGDNESSGKGLIDSGKDTINATVDHTKKAAEDAKEKARLAAEAAKEEARKAAEAAAEEAKRAANVAMEESKKAAEKAAADASNAVHSTVDNTLKRVENAADQGLKNAGEVVDAKIKDADKYLNEKRDALVSNLSTKAHDGAEGAAGLLSKGLTAFK, encoded by the exons GAGCGTTCCGGAGCATCGGCGAGAAGGCATCATCTCTCTTCGACAGGAAGAAGAAGGATGCTGAGCAGCTGGCCCAGGAGAAGGTTGCGGAGGCCGCCCATGTGGTGGAAGACCAGGTCAAGAAAGCGGGTGAACTCGTCGCGGGTGCTGAAAAGTCCGCTAACGAAGCGGCTGGAACTG CCGCAGACGCTAAGCATTCGGCCATCGATGCTCTAGACAAGGAACTGTCGAAAGTATCCCTTGCTGCTGGTGAAGCGAAAGACGCAGCTGCCAAAGCCGTCGCTGATGGGAAGAAAGTCGTCGACACTACTAAAG ATACAATTGCAACGACAGTAGATAATACGAAGAAAGCAGCTGAGTCAGCGATCAACACAGCGAAAG ATACAATCAGTAGCACAGTAGACAGTACCAAGAGTACAGCGCAAAGTGCAATGGAGACGGGGAAAAGCTATGCTACTGGGGCTAAAG atacaCTGTCAGATACCGTGGACGCTGCGCAAAAATCTGCTCAGGCAGCTGTCGAGACTGGCAAAAGTTACGTAGAAAGTGCcaaag ATTCAGCCGAAAATTCCTTACAAAGTGCGCTGGATAATTCCAAAGGCTATGCATACTCCGCATATGAATTCGGCAGATCGTATGTAGACTCTGCTAAAG ATTCCGTTGCAAGCACTGTAGACAGTACAAAGAAAGCGGCTTTATCCACAGTTGAAACGGGAAAGTCCTACGTTGAGTCTGCTAAAG ATACTGTACAAAGCACGCTTAAAAGCACTGTagatacaacaaaaaatgctGCGGAATCAGTTGTTGAAACAGGCAAGGGCTATATTGACTCAGCAAAAG AAACCGTTGCCAGTAAAGTAGATTCCACAAAGAAGGCAGCTACGTCTGCCGTTGATACTAGCGGGTCTTATGTCAGTTCAGCCAAAG ATACTGTAGCTAACACCGTTAATAGCACTGTGGAAGCCACTAAAAACGTAGCTAACGCGGCTGTAGAGAAAGGCACATCCATTGTAGGCACTGCTAAAG ATACTGTCACTAATACCGTTCAAAGCACTGTAGAAGCGACCAAAAGTGTTGCTAACGCGGCCGTAGATAAAGGCTCATCCATTGTAGGAACTGCTAAAG AAACTGTTGCGAAAACACTAGATGCAACAAAGAATGTAGCTTCATCAGCAACAGACAAAGGGCTTAATTTGATGAGTTCAGCGAAAG ATACAGTAGCTAATACCGTTTATTCAGCAGTAGATACAACAAAAACGGTTGTCTCGTCAGCTTATGATAAAGGTGCATCACTAGTAGATACGACGAAAG ataaagtAGCAAACACAGTAGACAGCACTAAATCAGTTACTGAATCTGCTTTTGGTAAAGGAGTATCGTTAATAGATAGCGCTAAAG atacaGTATCAGGCACAGTTCAGAGCACAGTagatacaacaaaaaatgtagCAGGCACTGTTTATGATAAAAGTGCCTCTTTAGTTTATGGAGCTAAAG ATATGGTATCAAGTTTGGTGTCGGGTGATAATGAATCTTCGGGAAAAGGTTTAATTGACAGCGGTAAAG ACACCATCAACGCGACAGTGGACCACACAAAGAAAGCAGCTGAAGACGCCAAGGAGAAAGCGAGATTGGCCGCAGAAGCCGCGAAGGAGGAAGCCAGGAAGGCGGCTGAAGCTGCTGCTGAAGAGGCCAAAAGAGCTGCCA ATGTTGCCATGGAGGAGTCCAAGAAAGCGGCTGAGAAGGCCGCAGCCGATGCGTCTAACGCGGTCCACAGCACCGTGGACAACACGCTCAAGCGAGTGGAAAACGCCGCAGACCAGGGCCTGAAGAACGCTGGAGAAGTTGTCGACGCCAAGATCAAGGACGCTGATAAATACCTCAATGAGAAGAGAGACGCG ctAGTCTCAAACTTGTCAACAAAGGCCCACGATGGTGCCGAGGGTGCTGCCGGCCTTCTGAGCAAGGGCCTCactgctttcaaataa
- the LOC119838617 gene encoding perilipin-4-like isoform X23, whose product MFSGIAGAFRSIGEKASSLFDRKKKDAEQLAQEKVAEAAHVVEDQVKKAGELVAGAEKSANEAAGTAADAKHSAIDALDKELSKVSLAAGEAKDAAAKAVADGKKVVDTTKDTIATTVDNTKKAAESAINTAKDTISSTVDSTKSTAQSAMETGKSYATGAKDTLSDTVDAAQKSAQAAVETGKSYVESAKDSVASTVDSTKKAALSTVETGKSYVESAKDTVTNTVHSTVETTKNVANAAVDKGSSIVGTAKESVASTIDATKNVASSATDKGLNMMSSANDTVANTVYSTVGTTKTVAASAYDKGASLVDNAKETVASSVDSTKKVASSAVDTGVSYVGAAKDTVANTVQSTVEATKNVANAAVDKGTSIVGTAKDTVTNTVQSTVEATKSVANAAVDKGSSIVGTAKETVAKTLDATKNVASSATDKGLNLMSSAKDTVANTVYSAVDTTKTVVSSAYDKGASLVDTTKDKVANTVDSTKSVTESAFGKGVSLIDSAKDTVSGTVQSTVDTTKNVAGTVYDKSASLVYGAKDMVSSLVSGDNESSGKGLIDSGKDTINATVDHTKKAAEDAKEKARLAAEAAKEEARKAAEAAAEEAKRAANVAMEESKKAAEKAAADASNAVHSTVDNTLKRVENAADQGLKNAGEVVDAKIKDADKYLNEKRDALVSNLSTKAHDGAEGAAGLLSKGLTAFK is encoded by the exons GAGCGTTCCGGAGCATCGGCGAGAAGGCATCATCTCTCTTCGACAGGAAGAAGAAGGATGCTGAGCAGCTGGCCCAGGAGAAGGTTGCGGAGGCCGCCCATGTGGTGGAAGACCAGGTCAAGAAAGCGGGTGAACTCGTCGCGGGTGCTGAAAAGTCCGCTAACGAAGCGGCTGGAACTG CCGCAGACGCTAAGCATTCGGCCATCGATGCTCTAGACAAGGAACTGTCGAAAGTATCCCTTGCTGCTGGTGAAGCGAAAGACGCAGCTGCCAAAGCCGTCGCTGATGGGAAGAAAGTCGTCGACACTACTAAAG ATACAATTGCAACGACAGTAGATAATACGAAGAAAGCAGCTGAGTCAGCGATCAACACAGCGAAAG ATACAATCAGTAGCACAGTAGACAGTACCAAGAGTACAGCGCAAAGTGCAATGGAGACGGGGAAAAGCTATGCTACTGGGGCTAAAG atacaCTGTCAGATACCGTGGACGCTGCGCAAAAATCTGCTCAGGCAGCTGTCGAGACTGGCAAAAGTTACGTAGAAAGTGCcaaag ATTCCGTTGCAAGCACTGTAGACAGTACAAAGAAAGCGGCTTTATCCACAGTTGAAACGGGAAAGTCCTACGTTGAGTCTGCTAAAG ataCCGTCACGAATACCGTTCATAGCACTGTTGAAACGACCAAAAATGTAGCTAACGCGGCCGTAGACAAAGGCTCATCCATTGTAGGCACTGCTAAag AATCCGTAGCAAGCACAATAGATGCGACAAAAAATGTTGCCTCATCCGCAACAGACAAAGGGCTTAATATGATGAGTTCTGCAAATG atacagTAGCAAATACTGTTTATTCAACAGTAGGTACCACAAAAACCGTTGCAGCATCGGCTTATGATAAAGGCGCATCACTTGTAGATAATGCTAAAG AAACGGTTGCCAGTTCCGTTGATTCTACTAAGAAAGTAGCGTCATCTGCTGTTGATACTGGCGTATCTTATGTTGGTGCAGCTAAag ataCTGTGGCTAATACCGTTCAAAGCACTGTAGAAGCGACCAAAAATGTAGCTAACGCAGCTGTAGACAAAGGCACATCCATTGTAGGCACTGCTAAAG ATACTGTCACTAATACCGTTCAAAGCACTGTAGAAGCGACCAAAAGTGTTGCTAACGCGGCCGTAGATAAAGGCTCATCCATTGTAGGAACTGCTAAAG AAACTGTTGCGAAAACACTAGATGCAACAAAGAATGTAGCTTCATCAGCAACAGACAAAGGGCTTAATTTGATGAGTTCAGCGAAAG ATACAGTAGCTAATACCGTTTATTCAGCAGTAGATACAACAAAAACGGTTGTCTCGTCAGCTTATGATAAAGGTGCATCACTAGTAGATACGACGAAAG ataaagtAGCAAACACAGTAGACAGCACTAAATCAGTTACTGAATCTGCTTTTGGTAAAGGAGTATCGTTAATAGATAGCGCTAAAG atacaGTATCAGGCACAGTTCAGAGCACAGTagatacaacaaaaaatgtagCAGGCACTGTTTATGATAAAAGTGCCTCTTTAGTTTATGGAGCTAAAG ATATGGTATCAAGTTTGGTGTCGGGTGATAATGAATCTTCGGGAAAAGGTTTAATTGACAGCGGTAAAG ACACCATCAACGCGACAGTGGACCACACAAAGAAAGCAGCTGAAGACGCCAAGGAGAAAGCGAGATTGGCCGCAGAAGCCGCGAAGGAGGAAGCCAGGAAGGCGGCTGAAGCTGCTGCTGAAGAGGCCAAAAGAGCTGCCA ATGTTGCCATGGAGGAGTCCAAGAAAGCGGCTGAGAAGGCCGCAGCCGATGCGTCTAACGCGGTCCACAGCACCGTGGACAACACGCTCAAGCGAGTGGAAAACGCCGCAGACCAGGGCCTGAAGAACGCTGGAGAAGTTGTCGACGCCAAGATCAAGGACGCTGATAAATACCTCAATGAGAAGAGAGACGCG ctAGTCTCAAACTTGTCAACAAAGGCCCACGATGGTGCCGAGGGTGCTGCCGGCCTTCTGAGCAAGGGCCTCactgctttcaaataa
- the LOC119838617 gene encoding perilipin-4-like isoform X22, translated as MFSGIAGAFRSIGEKASSLFDRKKKDAEQLAQEKVAEAAHVVEDQVKKAGELVAGAEKSANEAAGTAADAKHSAIDALDKELSKVSLAAGEAKDAAAKAVADGKKVVDTTKDTIATTVDNTKKAAESAINTAKDTISSTVDSTKSTAQSAMETGKSYATGAKDTLSDTVDAAQKSAQAAVETGKSYVESAKDSAENSLQSALDNSKGYAYSAYEFGRSYVDSAKDSVASTVDSTKKAALSTVETGKSYVESAKDTVTNTVHSTVETTKNVANAAVDKGSSIVGTAKESVASTIDATKNVASSATDKGLNMMSSANDTVANTVYSTVGTTKTVAASAYDKGASLVDNAKETVASSVDSTKKVASSAVDTGVSYVGAAKDTVANTVQSTVEATKNVANAAVDKGTSIVGTAKDTVTNTVQSTVEATKSVANAAVDKGSSIVGTAKETVAKTLDATKNVASSATDKGLNLMSSAKDTVANTVYSAVDTTKTVVSSAYDKGASLVDTTKDKVANTVDSTKSVTESAFGKGVSLIDSAKDTVSGTVQSTVDTTKNVAGTVYDKSASLVYGAKDMVSSLVSGDNESSGKGLIDSGKDTINATVDHTKKAAEDAKEKARLAAEAAKEEARKAAEAAAEEAKRAANVAMEESKKAAEKAAADASNAVHSTVDNTLKRVENAADQGLKNAGEVVDAKIKDADKYLNEKRDALVSNLSTKAHDGAEGAAGLLSKGLTAFK; from the exons GAGCGTTCCGGAGCATCGGCGAGAAGGCATCATCTCTCTTCGACAGGAAGAAGAAGGATGCTGAGCAGCTGGCCCAGGAGAAGGTTGCGGAGGCCGCCCATGTGGTGGAAGACCAGGTCAAGAAAGCGGGTGAACTCGTCGCGGGTGCTGAAAAGTCCGCTAACGAAGCGGCTGGAACTG CCGCAGACGCTAAGCATTCGGCCATCGATGCTCTAGACAAGGAACTGTCGAAAGTATCCCTTGCTGCTGGTGAAGCGAAAGACGCAGCTGCCAAAGCCGTCGCTGATGGGAAGAAAGTCGTCGACACTACTAAAG ATACAATTGCAACGACAGTAGATAATACGAAGAAAGCAGCTGAGTCAGCGATCAACACAGCGAAAG ATACAATCAGTAGCACAGTAGACAGTACCAAGAGTACAGCGCAAAGTGCAATGGAGACGGGGAAAAGCTATGCTACTGGGGCTAAAG atacaCTGTCAGATACCGTGGACGCTGCGCAAAAATCTGCTCAGGCAGCTGTCGAGACTGGCAAAAGTTACGTAGAAAGTGCcaaag ATTCAGCCGAAAATTCCTTACAAAGTGCGCTGGATAATTCCAAAGGCTATGCATACTCCGCATATGAATTCGGCAGATCGTATGTAGACTCTGCTAAAG ATTCCGTTGCAAGCACTGTAGACAGTACAAAGAAAGCGGCTTTATCCACAGTTGAAACGGGAAAGTCCTACGTTGAGTCTGCTAAAG ataCCGTCACGAATACCGTTCATAGCACTGTTGAAACGACCAAAAATGTAGCTAACGCGGCCGTAGACAAAGGCTCATCCATTGTAGGCACTGCTAAag AATCCGTAGCAAGCACAATAGATGCGACAAAAAATGTTGCCTCATCCGCAACAGACAAAGGGCTTAATATGATGAGTTCTGCAAATG atacagTAGCAAATACTGTTTATTCAACAGTAGGTACCACAAAAACCGTTGCAGCATCGGCTTATGATAAAGGCGCATCACTTGTAGATAATGCTAAAG AAACGGTTGCCAGTTCCGTTGATTCTACTAAGAAAGTAGCGTCATCTGCTGTTGATACTGGCGTATCTTATGTTGGTGCAGCTAAag ataCTGTGGCTAATACCGTTCAAAGCACTGTAGAAGCGACCAAAAATGTAGCTAACGCAGCTGTAGACAAAGGCACATCCATTGTAGGCACTGCTAAAG ATACTGTCACTAATACCGTTCAAAGCACTGTAGAAGCGACCAAAAGTGTTGCTAACGCGGCCGTAGATAAAGGCTCATCCATTGTAGGAACTGCTAAAG AAACTGTTGCGAAAACACTAGATGCAACAAAGAATGTAGCTTCATCAGCAACAGACAAAGGGCTTAATTTGATGAGTTCAGCGAAAG ATACAGTAGCTAATACCGTTTATTCAGCAGTAGATACAACAAAAACGGTTGTCTCGTCAGCTTATGATAAAGGTGCATCACTAGTAGATACGACGAAAG ataaagtAGCAAACACAGTAGACAGCACTAAATCAGTTACTGAATCTGCTTTTGGTAAAGGAGTATCGTTAATAGATAGCGCTAAAG atacaGTATCAGGCACAGTTCAGAGCACAGTagatacaacaaaaaatgtagCAGGCACTGTTTATGATAAAAGTGCCTCTTTAGTTTATGGAGCTAAAG ATATGGTATCAAGTTTGGTGTCGGGTGATAATGAATCTTCGGGAAAAGGTTTAATTGACAGCGGTAAAG ACACCATCAACGCGACAGTGGACCACACAAAGAAAGCAGCTGAAGACGCCAAGGAGAAAGCGAGATTGGCCGCAGAAGCCGCGAAGGAGGAAGCCAGGAAGGCGGCTGAAGCTGCTGCTGAAGAGGCCAAAAGAGCTGCCA ATGTTGCCATGGAGGAGTCCAAGAAAGCGGCTGAGAAGGCCGCAGCCGATGCGTCTAACGCGGTCCACAGCACCGTGGACAACACGCTCAAGCGAGTGGAAAACGCCGCAGACCAGGGCCTGAAGAACGCTGGAGAAGTTGTCGACGCCAAGATCAAGGACGCTGATAAATACCTCAATGAGAAGAGAGACGCG ctAGTCTCAAACTTGTCAACAAAGGCCCACGATGGTGCCGAGGGTGCTGCCGGCCTTCTGAGCAAGGGCCTCactgctttcaaataa